In bacterium, the following proteins share a genomic window:
- a CDS encoding response regulator — protein sequence MRYLILDGSRILASLVRRLSPANVEVEEVGSFDEAMEVLRRNPPDAVIVNLGPADLPWQELKTYCKNHRPKIPVLFESCVYQTPLDAGIGDLNHSATFLLKPYGLEELRTALDRLFHFDADAKDLEISPETSATRRRRDQ from the coding sequence GTGCGCTATCTCATCCTGGACGGTAGTCGCATTCTGGCTTCGCTGGTACGGCGTCTCTCGCCGGCGAATGTCGAGGTCGAGGAGGTGGGCAGCTTCGACGAAGCCATGGAGGTCTTACGACGAAACCCGCCGGACGCCGTGATCGTCAACCTTGGGCCGGCCGACTTGCCGTGGCAGGAGCTCAAGACCTACTGCAAGAACCACAGGCCGAAGATCCCGGTGCTCTTTGAGTCCTGCGTCTATCAGACGCCGCTCGACGCCGGGATCGGCGACCTGAACCACTCGGCGACCTTTCTCCTGAAGCCCTATGGTTTGGAAGAGCTGCGGACCGCCCTAGACCGACTGTTCCACTTCGACGCCGACGCCAAGGATCTCGAGATCTCGCCGGAAACTTCGGCGACGCGGCGCCGGCGAGACCAGTAG